The region TCTTCCGCGCCAGCACGATGGGCGCCTCGGGGCTCGCGAGAAGCGCCTCCTCCTCGGCGTCCAGCTCCACGTAGCGGCGGGCCGTCTCCAGGTCGCGCACCATCACCGCGAAGGGCTTGGCCGGCCGGCGCTTCCTCAGGCGGAGGCGCGCCACCGCCTCCTCGTTCCGCGCGTCGCAGGCCAGGTGGAAGCCGCCCAGCCCCTTCAGCGCCACGATCTCGCCGCGGGCGATGGCCCGGCGGAAGCCCTCCAGCCAGTCCTCCTCCAGCCGCTCGCCCGCCGGCGTGGCCAGCCAGACCTCCGGCCCGCAGGCCGGGCAGGCGACCGGCTGGGCGTCGAAGCGCCGGTCGGCCGGGTCGTGGTACTCGCGGGCGCACGCCTCGCACATGGCGAACTCCGCCATGGCCGTCAGCGGCCGGTCGTAGGGGAGGTCGCGGACGATGGTGTAGCGCGGCCCGCAGTTGGTGCAGTTGGTGAACGGGTAGCGGTAGTGGCGGTCGCCGGGGTCGAAGATCTCCCGGCGGCAGTCGCCGCAGGTGGCCAGGTCGGGTGGCACGATCACCTGCCGGCCGGCCCCTCTCTGCGACTCGACGATGCGGAAGCCGGCCTCGCCCTCCACCGTCGCGACCCGCTCCCGCCGGAGCGAGCGGATCCGCGCCAGCGGGGGTGCTTCCTTCTGCAGGTTTGCCTCGAAGGCGGCCAGCGCCTCGACGCCGCCCTGCACCTCGATGATCACGCCGGCGTCGGCGTTCCAGACCCGCCCGCCCAGACCCAGCCGCGTGGCCAGCCGGTAGACGAAGGGCCGGAAGCCCACGCCTTGGACGGTCCCGGCGACGGTCAGGCGCCAGCGCTCTTGCTGAGCTCCAGCCGCTCCCGCGCGTTCCGCACGAGCCAGTCCAGCCACGGGTCCACCCCCTCCCCGGAGCGCGCCGAGAGGGGAAAGACGGGTACCCCGGGGTGGACGGCCTGCAGGTCTTCTCGGACGCGTTCGAGGCGGAAGTCCAGGTGGGGAGCCAGGTCCATCTTGTTGAGCACCACCACGTCGGCGGTGCGGAAGACCTCGGGGTACTTGGCCACCTTGTCGTCGCCCTCGGGCGTGCTGAGGAGGACCACCCGCAGCTCCTCGCCCAGCAGGTACTCGGCGGGGCAGACCAGGTTGCCCACGTTCTCGATCAGGAGCAGTCCCCATCCCCGCTGGGGGCGCCCCAGATCGAGCTCGTCCAGCGCGCGCGAGACCATGCGCGCATCCAGGTGGCAGGCGCCGCGCGTCTCGATCTGGACCGCGCGACCGCCGGCGCCGGCCACGCGGTCGGCATCCCGCGCCGTCTCCACGTCGCCCTCCACCACGGCCACGTCGCAGCGCGCGCGGAGACGGGGCAGGACCGCCTCGATCAGGCTGGTCTTGCCCGAACCCGGGGAGCTGAGCAGGTTGACCGCCACCCAGCCTGCCTCCAGGAGGCGCCGGCGGTTCAGATCGGCCTGGCGTTCGTTGGCGCCCAGCGCCTTGACGCCGATCTCCACCTTCATCGGCTCACCCTCATTCACCCTCGATCGAGGCCACCAGGAGCTCTTCGCCCGCGAGGAGCTCGCCGCCCAGCGCGCCGCACGCGGGGCAGACCAGGAGGAAGCCCTCCTCCGGGTGGTACTCGCGCCCGCAGGCCGGGCAGCGCGCCCGCGCCTCGCGCCACTCCACCTCCAGCCGCGCGCCGGGCGCGAAGGGCTCGCCCACGCGCAGCGCCTCCCAGGCGAACTCCAGCGCGTCGGGCAGGACGGCGGTCCGCTCGCCCACCACCATCTCCACCCGCTCCACGCGGCGGAGGCCGGCCTTGGCCGCCTCCTGGCGGACCACCTCCACGACGGATTCCATGATGCCGAACTCGTGCATCCCGGGCCCTCCCGCCGAGCGAACCGGCGTCCCTAGCGCTCGATCCAGCGGAGGCCGTCCGCCAGGATCTCGCTGACCACATCCAGCCAGGACAGCTGCCTCAATATAGCGGGGTCGAGCTCGTCCGGCCAGGTACCCTGGGAGGTAGGATCGGTGACGAAGAGTTCCACCTCTGCCGCTGATGGCCGGTGCCAGGCCACCTGGAGCGCCCGCGTGGGGTCGAAGCCAGGATCCAGCTTCGCCAGGGCACTCAGGTCGCGCCGCGCCTCCACGTCGAAGAGCTCCAGTTCGAGTTCGGGGTCGGCGCCCTCCACCCGCCAGGGCAGGCGCCCGCGACGCCGGTTGCGGAGGCGGCAGCCGTTCTCCAGCGCCAGCCGCGAGAGCTGAAAGGCCACCTGCTCGTCGCTCGCCTCGCTCAGGAAGCGCCGGTGGCGCGGCCGCGGAGGTTCGCCCCGCCTCTGTCGCCACCAGCTCGAGAGGAGGCGTTCGGCCGCCTCGGCCGTCTCCTGCGCCGCCCCGGCCACCCGGGGTTCCGCCGCCTCTTCGGCTTCAGCCGCCTGGCTCTGCCAGAAGGCGGCCTCGAAACGGTCCAGCTCCTCACGGAAGCGCGCATAATCCCGGAGCGGGTCGATGCCTGCCGCCACCAGCTCCTCTTCCTTCCGCCGGAAGGGCAACTCGTAGCGGTAGAGGAAATCGAGCGCCTCTGCCACCTCCGGCTCGAACTCCTGGCGACGCCGCCAGAGCGCCTCCAGGCTCCGGCTCGTCCAGTCGAAGTCGGGCTCGCTCCACTGGAATCGCGCTCGAACCCGGGCGCGCGCCTCCGGCAGCCAGCCCTCCACCTGCTCGCGCAAGACCTCCGCCCTCACCGGCCGTCACCCCCCTGGCCAGCTGCGCCGCCCCCCAGGAGCCGGACGGGGTCGATCCGGAAGGGCGCCTCCCGCCGGGCCAGCGGCCGGATGCCGAGCTTCTCCAGCTCATCCAGCACAGCCTGCTCCATGGCCGGCAGGCGCGACTCCACGGCGGGGGAGAGCCCCAACTTCATCTCGCGGATCTCGCCCGGCTGCATGGCGACCACCACGGTCTCCGGGAGTTCGCCCAGCAGCACCAGCCCTGCCAGCACCTCGAGGATCTCCACGTCGTGGGCCGAACTGACGGCCCGGCGGGCCACCTGGTGGAGATCCTGGGGCGCGAAGCGGTAGAGGGTGCCAGGCTGGGCGTCGGCCTCGATCGCGTCGGCGATGACCACGGCCCGGTGGCGCGCCACCAGGTCGAGCAGGTCCCAGCCCAGCGTTCCCCCGTCGACCAGTCGGAGGCCTTCAGGGAAGTCGTAGGCCCGGCGCATGTGGTCCGCGAGATAGACGCCCAACCCCTCGTCGCCCAGGAGCACGTTGCCGAGGCCGAGCACCAGGACCTCCCCCGGAGCCTCCGTCCCCATCATCCCTCACCGCGCCGGATGGACCGGCTGGCCACCGGCCGGCGGCGTCACGGGCGGAGCGGGAGGCGCGCGCCGCTCGGACGGCCTGGGGGCGGCTGCCACCCCGGAGACCGGGGCCGGTGCCCTGCGGAATCCGACGATCATGTTCTCGATGGTTCCGTCGCGGTTCTGGACGGCATTCCAGACGGCCATGTAGACGTGGACGACCACGAAGAGGAGGATGGCCAGCGCCAGCCAGTGGTGCCAGGAGCGGAGTCCCGCCAGGCCGCCGAAGACCGGGTAGAGGAAGCCCAGCGTGTAGTAGGCGAAGCCGCCCAGGCCCGCATGGTAGTTGGCGCCATAGAGCAGCCAGCCGGTCAGCGCGATCAGCACCAGGAGCACGTAAAAGATGGCGTAGGTGACGAACTGGAGGGGCCCGTATCGCCCCGCCACGTTCCGCTCCTTCCCCTGTAGAAGCAGGTAGTACTTCACCTGGGAGGCCCAGTGGCGCCCCGAGAGGCAGACCCGCCCGTCACGCCACTCCCGCGCCAGGATGGCGGTGTAGATGCGGACCAGCGTCACCGCGATGAGGGCGAAGCCCACCATCTCGTGCGTCCCGCGTACCAGCCCCACCAGGAAGTTGTCCCGCGTGGGGATCCCCAGGTTGGTCTGCAGAAACGGGTTGGCGATCTCGAACCCGGTCAGCAGCAGGTAGGTGATGAACAGCACCCGCAGCCAGTGCATCCAGCGCGTGGTCGGGGAGAACTCCTCCCAGGGCTGCTCCTGCGCGGAGGCCGAGGTGTTCGCCGGCGCCCGTTTCGCCGCTTGGGACTGCACGCCCCTCACCCCCGTACCTCAAACTGGGCCAGCTCCTGGCCCCGGGCGTCGATCACGTGGACGGCGCAGGAGAGGCAGGGGTCGAAGGAGTGGATGGTGCGCAGAACCTCCAGCGGCTGATCGGGTTTGGCCAGCTTGGTGTTCATCAGCGATGCCTCGTACGGGCCGACCTGACCCTGGGCGTCGCGCGGGCTGGCGTTCCAGGTGGTCGGCACGACCACCTGGTAATTGGCGATCTTGCCGTCCTTGATCTCCACCCAGTGGCCCAGCGCGCCGCGCGGCGCGGCCCCCAGGGCGAAGCCCCGACCGTCCTTCATCTGGTAGGCGGTGAAGCTCTCCGTTTGACCCTTGCTGATGTTGGTGACCAGTTCATCCACCCATCCCGGCACCGCCTCGGCGAGAGCCACGGTTTCCAGCATGCGGGCAGCCGTCCGGCCCAGAGTCGAAAACCAGTAAGAAGGCTGCCAGCCCACCTCGCGCTCGAACTGCTGCTTAAGGCCCAGGAAGGGTTGCGCGCCGGCGGCCGAAGCGATCAGCAGGCGGGCCAGCGGGCCGGTCTCCATGGGTTTGCCATCGTACCTCGGCGCCTTGATCCAGCTGTACTTCCCGCTCCGCTGGAGCGAGCCGTCGGACTCGAGACCCGTGTAGTGGGGGAGGGTTTCCTCGTCGAAAGGCGGTACGCCCTTCTCCGGCCCCTCGTACCAGGAGCGCGTGACGTCCTCGGTGATCCGCCTCTCGTCCACGGGATAGACCTGGCTCAGATCGCGGTCCAGGATGACGCCCTTGACGAAGAACTCCTTGCCCTTCGGCCACGGCTGGTCGTCCAGGGGGAAGCCGCCGTAGTCGAGGAAGTTGGGCACGCCGTTGCCGACCCCGGCCGCCGCCTCGTCCTTGTAAGCCTGTGCCAGCATGCGCATGTCGGCCAGGTAGGCGTTGAAAACGAAGGGCAGAGCGCTCTTCACCTGGTAGAGAAACTCGCCCACGCGAGACGGGTCTTCCATGTCCATGATGGAGGTGACCCCGCCCACCACCACCGTCTGCGGGTGCGGGTTCTTGCCCCCGAAGACCACCATGGCCTTGGCCAGCGGCCGCTGCACCTGGAGCGCGTCCAGGTAGTGGGAGAGCAGGATCAGGTTCTGCTCGGGCGTCAGCTTGTAAGCGGGATGGCCCCAGAAGCCGTTGGCGAAGGGCCCGAGCTGGCCCGATTCCACCAGCTGCTTGACCCGGGCTTGGACGGCGGCGTACGTAGCTTGGCTGGCGTTGTAGGGCTGGTCGGTGTATTTGAAAGCCTCGGCCGCTGTCTTGGCGGGATCCGCCTTGAGCGCCGCCACGGGGTCGAACCAGTCCATGCCGTGCAGCTGGTAGAAGTGGATCACATGGTCCTGAATGAATTGGGCGCCATTCATCAGGTTGCGGACCAAGCGGGCGTTGGGGGGTACCTGCACGCCCAGCGCGGCCTCCACGGCCTGGGTGGCCCGCTCCAGGTGGACATAGGTACAGACGCCGCAGATCCGCTGGGCGAAGAGACCCGCGTCGCGAGGGTCGCGGCCCCTCAGGATCAGCTCGATGCCGCGGAAGAGCGTGGCCGCGCTGTACGCGTCGCGCACGGTGTTGCTCTCGTCCAGGTCCACCTCGATGCGGAGATGGCCCTCGATGCGCGTGACGGGATCGATGGTGACTCGCTTGAGGGCTGGCACGCCCGATCACTCCCCTTCCTTCGACTGCGTCGGCGCCTTGGGCTCGCCGTCCGGGCCGGCTCCGGCGCGGGTCCACTCCGGAGAGAGCCGGTTGCGGAGCGACGTGGCGACGGCATGTGCCGCGATGCCGGCACCGGCGATCCCCAGTGCCCACTCGCCAACCGTGTTGGCCTTGGCGTCGATGCCGATGCCCGCCGCCGAGCCGTACACCTTCTCGCCCAGCGGCTGCTCGAAGGGGCTCATGGAATCCCAGAAGGCGGGCTCGCTGCAGCCGATGCAGCCGTGCCCGGCGCGGATCGGCCAGGAAGTTCCCTCGTTCCAGCGGATCAGGGAGCAGTTGTTGAAGGTGTACGGGCCCTTGCAGCCCATCTTGAACAGGCACCAGCCCTGCTCGGCGCCGGCGTCGCCCCACTGGAGCACGTACTCGCCCGCGTCGAAGTGCCCGCGGCGTTCGCAGTTGTCGTGGATGCGTCGACCGTACGCCCAGACCGGGCGGCCGTAACGGTCCAGCGCCGGCATCCGCCCGAACATGACCACGTCCAGGACGGTGCCCACGATGTTGGTGGCGTTGGCCGGGCAGCCGGAGATGTTGATCACCGGGATGCCCAGCGCCTCACCGACGCCTTTGGCCCCGGTGGGGTTGGGCCCGGCGGCGGGGATGCCCCCGAACGTCGCGCAGCTGCCGACCGCCAGAACGGCTTTGGCTCCGGAGGCGACGCGGCGTGCCAGCGAAAGCCCCGTCTCACCCCGGGAACCCAGCGTCAGGAAGGCGCCGTTCAGCCCGGTGGGCAGAGCGCCCTCGAACATGGCGACGTAGTTGCCGCGCTCCTTCTTCAGGATCTCCTCCAGGCGCGCCTCGGCAGCGGTGCCCGCCGCCGCCATCACCGTCTCGTTGTAGTCGAGGGAGATGGTGTCCAGGATGAGGGTGGCGAAGTCGGGGTCGCCGGTGCGGAGGAGAGACTCGGTGTTCCCGTCACAGTCGGCCAAGTTGATCCAGACTACCGGAAGGCGTGTGCTCAGCGTAGCCGCCCTGGCCACCCGCGGCTCGAAGATGGGCGGCAG is a window of Bacillota bacterium DNA encoding:
- a CDS encoding hydrogenase maturation nickel metallochaperone HypA, encoding MHEFGIMESVVEVVRQEAAKAGLRRVERVEMVVGERTAVLPDALEFAWEALRVGEPFAPGARLEVEWREARARCPACGREYHPEEGFLLVCPACGALGGELLAGEELLVASIEGE
- a CDS encoding hydrogenase maturation protease produces the protein MGTEAPGEVLVLGLGNVLLGDEGLGVYLADHMRRAYDFPEGLRLVDGGTLGWDLLDLVARHRAVVIADAIEADAQPGTLYRFAPQDLHQVARRAVSSAHDVEILEVLAGLVLLGELPETVVVAMQPGEIREMKLGLSPAVESRLPAMEQAVLDELEKLGIRPLARREAPFRIDPVRLLGGGAAGQGGDGR
- the cybH gene encoding Ni/Fe-hydrogenase, b-type cytochrome subunit, which encodes MHWLRVLFITYLLLTGFEIANPFLQTNLGIPTRDNFLVGLVRGTHEMVGFALIAVTLVRIYTAILAREWRDGRVCLSGRHWASQVKYYLLLQGKERNVAGRYGPLQFVTYAIFYVLLVLIALTGWLLYGANYHAGLGGFAYYTLGFLYPVFGGLAGLRSWHHWLALAILLFVVVHVYMAVWNAVQNRDGTIENMIVGFRRAPAPVSGVAAAPRPSERRAPPAPPVTPPAGGQPVHPAR
- a CDS encoding nickel-dependent hydrogenase large subunit — encoded protein: MPALKRVTIDPVTRIEGHLRIEVDLDESNTVRDAYSAATLFRGIELILRGRDPRDAGLFAQRICGVCTYVHLERATQAVEAALGVQVPPNARLVRNLMNGAQFIQDHVIHFYQLHGMDWFDPVAALKADPAKTAAEAFKYTDQPYNASQATYAAVQARVKQLVESGQLGPFANGFWGHPAYKLTPEQNLILLSHYLDALQVQRPLAKAMVVFGGKNPHPQTVVVGGVTSIMDMEDPSRVGEFLYQVKSALPFVFNAYLADMRMLAQAYKDEAAAGVGNGVPNFLDYGGFPLDDQPWPKGKEFFVKGVILDRDLSQVYPVDERRITEDVTRSWYEGPEKGVPPFDEETLPHYTGLESDGSLQRSGKYSWIKAPRYDGKPMETGPLARLLIASAAGAQPFLGLKQQFEREVGWQPSYWFSTLGRTAARMLETVALAEAVPGWVDELVTNISKGQTESFTAYQMKDGRGFALGAAPRGALGHWVEIKDGKIANYQVVVPTTWNASPRDAQGQVGPYEASLMNTKLAKPDQPLEVLRTIHSFDPCLSCAVHVIDARGQELAQFEVRG
- a CDS encoding hydrogenase small subunit — translated: MAVHSSPSSVRRSPLWAWTVQPGRKGQEEATGVRTDIRLDDLPVVQERPLEGEPAAGDPARLEEIAEQVDRRLDLLEQVEPQPGRGSILDRLFSTGLTRRDFIRWSSMMTATLMLPPIFEPRVARAATLSTRLPVVWINLADCDGNTESLLRTGDPDFATLILDTISLDYNETVMAAAGTAAEARLEEILKKERGNYVAMFEGALPTGLNGAFLTLGSRGETGLSLARRVASGAKAVLAVGSCATFGGIPAAGPNPTGAKGVGEALGIPVINISGCPANATNIVGTVLDVVMFGRMPALDRYGRPVWAYGRRIHDNCERRGHFDAGEYVLQWGDAGAEQGWCLFKMGCKGPYTFNNCSLIRWNEGTSWPIRAGHGCIGCSEPAFWDSMSPFEQPLGEKVYGSAAGIGIDAKANTVGEWALGIAGAGIAAHAVATSLRNRLSPEWTRAGAGPDGEPKAPTQSKEGE